From Cotesia glomerata isolate CgM1 linkage group LG2, MPM_Cglom_v2.3, whole genome shotgun sequence, a single genomic window includes:
- the LOC123259722 gene encoding uncharacterized protein LOC123259722 isoform X2 — translation MIENIIPRSSLWIILLFLYLCSCKCPLSGDDKDVDYHKMVGEWYVIAASPVRSKVGKCLHFNVVMNGTDSFAMNFTTTSAISNGRLLWRVNGKQSENETIATWQLNGSPRVQGPFLHKMLVVNYTQFCAMIVCTGPKSTMYRNSFGMIWSRQRYLPTKDLIYLKDEIARYVNKQEIVDVNNTCSGVSF, via the exons atgattgaaaatattattccGCGTTCTTCATTGTggataattttgttatttttatacttgtgCTCATGTAAATGTCCTCTTTCCGGCGATGACAAAGATGTTGATTATCATAAG ATGGTTGGAGAATGGTATGTAATAGCTGCTTCACCTGTAAGGAGTAAAGTCGGAAAGTGTTTACATTTCAACGTCGTAATGAATGGAACTGATTCATTTGCGATGAATTTCACTACTACTAGTGCGATAAGCAATGGACGGCTTTTATGGAGGGTTAACGGTAAACAATCAGAAAATGAAACCATTGCGACATGGCAACTTAATGGATCACCTAGAGTACAAG GTCCATTTCTTCATAAAATGTTGGTGGTGAATTACACCCAGTTCTGCGCGATGATAGTTTGTACGGGACCTAAGTCTACAATGTACAGAAACTCATTCGGGATGATTTGGTCTCGACAAAGATATTTACCAACCAAGGACTTAATATATCTTAAAGATGAAATAGCGAGATACGTTAATAAGCAAGAAATTGTTGATGTTAACAATACATGCTCGGGAGTATCGtttta a
- the LOC123259722 gene encoding uncharacterized protein LOC123259722 isoform X1: MIENIIPRSSLWIILLFLYLCSCKCPLSGDDKDVDYHKMVGEWYVIAASPVRSKVGKCLHFNVVMNGTDSFAMNFTTTSAISNGRLLWRVNGKQSENETIATWQLNGSPRVQGPFLHKMLVVNYTQFCAMIVCTGPKSTMYRNSFGMIWSRQRYLPTKDLIYLKDEIARYVNKQEIVDVNNTCSGVSF; the protein is encoded by the exons atgattgaaaatattattccGCGTTCTTCATTGTggataattttgttatttttatacttgtgCTCATGTAAATGTCCTCTTTCCGGCGATGACAAAGATGTTGATTATCATAAG ATGGTTGGAGAATGGTATGTAATAGCTGCTTCACCTGTAAGGAGTAAAGTCGGAAAGTGTTTACATTTCAACGTCGTAATGAATGGAACTGATTCATTTGCGATGAATTTCACTACTACTAGTGCGATAAGCAATGGACGGCTTTTATGGAGGGTTAACGGTAAACAATCAGAAAATGAAACCATTGCGACATGGCAACTTAATGGATCACCTAGAGTACAAG GTCCATTTCTTCATAAAATGTTGGTGGTGAATTACACCCAGTTCTGCGCGATGATAGTTTGTACGGGACCTAAGTCTACAATGTACAGAAACTCATTCGGGATGATTTGGTCTCGACAAAGATATTTACCAACCAAGGACTTAATATATCTTAAAGATGAAATAGCGAGATACGTTAATAAGCAAGAAATTGTTGATGTTAACAATACATGCTCGGGAGTATCGttttag